The following proteins are co-located in the Doryrhamphus excisus isolate RoL2022-K1 chromosome 3, RoL_Dexc_1.0, whole genome shotgun sequence genome:
- the grip1 gene encoding glutamate receptor-interacting protein 1 isoform X9, with product MIAVSFKCRCQILRRVTKDEGPYTKHSAGSRPSDGALAIRRQSIPDEFRGCTVVELMKKEGTTLGLTVSGGIDKDGKPRVSNLRQGGIASRSDQLNVGDYIRSVNGINLAKFRHDEIISLLKNVGERVVLEVEYELPPVSVQGSGVMFKTVEVTLHKDGSSFGFVVRGGACEDRNKSRPIVMTTVRPGGPTDREGTIKPGDRLLSIDGIRLHGNTLSEAMSILKQCGQEATLLVEYDVSVMDSVATASGPLLVEVAKATGSSLGVALSTSMFCSKQVIVIDKVKPASIADRCGALHAGDHILSVDGKSMEFCSLAEATQLLSASCQTVRMEILPQHQARPALNAPQQALSHSFSPGSMSAYSLSSLNMSTLPRSAYPTSPRGTLMRKKQKKKDFKSSLSLASSTVGLAGQVVHTETTEVTLLGDGIMGFGLQLQGGVFATETLSSPPLIAYIDPDSPAERCGILQIGDRILSINGVPTEDSTLEETNQLLRDSSITAQLSLEIEFDVAESVIPSSGTFHVKLPKKPGVELGITISSPSNRKSGDPLIISDIKKGSVAHRTGTLELGDKLLAIDNIRVESCSMEEAVHILQQCEELVKLKIRKDEDNSDEQEVSGSIIYTVELQRYGGPLGITISGTEEPFDPIIISSLTKGGLAERTGAIHVGDRILAINSSSLKGKPLSEAISLLQQAGETVTLKIKKQGELSSPKPCVIGSGPGAGTNQDNHNGDEEEPVVMVAPPSRLFSTLPSVDSAVESWDGSNMDGSFTGPAPPFQSSPFTFHEWRNAKTSNSQSPASARQRANPLSDLGLNDEWDHAALGGFTVGHDGTEPDQEENFWSQALEDLETCGQSGILRELEATIMSGSTLSLNQDPAPLRTTLGRQASFQERSSTRPQVTPRSNTLPSDPQRRAFAMKKMRQEVNDILNQNPVELHKLTVEKSSDSEDFGFSVSDGVLDRGVYVNNIRAGGPAERGGLRAYDRLLQINHVRTRDFDCCLVVPLIAESPNRLELVISRNPASSAADPLSNHADGGRCGQTDAPEPRANAAEDNNDDDAPIKWKKPGEGLGAGLVTNTSV from the exons ATGATCGCTGTGTCGTTCAAATGCCGCTGTCAGATCCTGCGCAGGGTGACTAAAG aTGAAGGTCCGTACACCAAGCACTCGGCGGGTTCACGACCTTCAGATGGAGCGCTGGCCATCAGGAGGCAGAGTATACCAG ACGAGTTCCGGGGGTGCACGGTGGTGGAGCTGATGAAGAAGGAGGGCACCACGCTCGGGCTGACCGTCTCCGGCGGCATCGACAAGGATGGCAAGCCACGGGTGTCCAACCTGCGGCAGGGAGGGATCGCCTCCAG GAGCGACCAGCTCAACGTGGGCGACTACATCCGCTCGGTGAACGGCATCAACCTGGCCAAGTTCCGCCACGACGAGATCATCAGCCTGCTGAAGAACGTGGGCGAGCGCGTGGTGCTGGAGGTGGAGTACGAGCTGCCGCCCGTGT CCGTGCAGGGGTCAGGGGTCATGTTCAAGACGGTGGAAGTGACGCTGCACAAGGACGGGAGCAGCTTTGGCTTCGTCGTCAGAG GCGGAGCCTGTGAAGACCGGAACAAGTCCCGGCCCATCGTCATGACAACCGTCCGCCCAGGAGGGCCCACGGACAG GGAAGGAACCATCAAGCCGGGGGATCGGCTGCTGAGCATCGATGGGAtccgtctccatggcaacacgcTGTCGGAGGCCATGAGCATCCTGAAGCAGTGCGGACAGGAAGCCACGCTGCTGGTGGAGTACGACGTTTCCGTCATGG ACTCGGTCGCCACGGCGTCCGGCCCGCTGCTGGTGGAGGTTGCCAAGGCGACGGGCTCCAGCCTGGGCGTGGCCCTGTCCACCTCCATGTTCTGCAGCAAGCAGGTCATCGTCATCGACAAGGTCAAACCCGCCAGCATCGCCGACAG GTGCGGGGCCCTCCATGCAGGAGATCACATCTTATCCGTGGATGGGAAGTCCATGGAGTTCTGTTCCCTGGCCGAAGCCACGCAGCTGCTCTCCGCTTCCTGCCAGACCGTCCGCATGGAGATCCTGCCTCAGCACCAGGCCCGACCCGCCCTGAACGCACCGCAGCAAG CGCTCAGCCACTCGTTCTCTCCCGGCTCCATGTCGGCCTACAGCCTGTCGTCCCTCAACATGAGCACGCTGCCCAGGAGCGCGTATCCCACGAGTCCACGGGGCACGCTGATGAGgaagaaacagaagaagaaggacTTCAAGAGCTCCC TGTCTTTGGCGTCCAGCACGGTGGGCCTCGCCGGTCAGGTGGTGCACACGGAAACCACCGAGGTGACGTTGCTCGGCGACGGCATCATGGGCTTCGGCCTTCAGCTGCAAGGCGGCGTCTTCGCCACCGAGACGCTCTCTTCGCCGCCGCTCATCGCTTACATCGACCCCGACAGTCCTGCTGAGAG GTGTGGCATCCTGCAGATTGGAGACAGGATCTTGTCCATCAATGGCGTTCCGACTGAAGACTCCACCTTGGAAGAAACCAATCAGCTGCTCCGAGATTCCTCCATCACCGCGCAACTCAGCCTGGAGATCGAGTTTGATGTGGCTG AGTCGGTCATCCCGTCCTCGGGAACGTTCCACGTGAAGCTTCCGAAGAAACCGGGAGTGGAGTTGGGAATTACCATCAGCT CGCCGTCCAACAGGAAGTCAGGTGACCCGCTGATCATCTCAGACATCAAGAAGGGCAGCGTGGCTCACAG GACGGGAACGCTGGAGCTGGGAGACAAGCTGCTGGCCATCGACAACATCCGCGTGGAGAGCTGCTCCATGGAGGAGGCCGTGCACATCCTGCAGCAGTGCGAGGAGCTGGTCAAGCTGAAGATCCGGAAGGATGAAGACAACTCAG ACGAGCAGGAGGTGTCGGGCAGCATCATCTACACGGTGGAGCTGCAACGCTACGGCGGTCCGCTAGGAATCACCATCTCAGGCACCGAGGAGCCCTTCGACCCCATCATCATCTCCTCGCTCACCAAGGGGGGGCTGGCGGAAAG GACGGGGGCCATCCACGTGGGCGACCGCATCTTGGCCATCAACAGCAGCAGCCTGAAGGGCAAACCTCTGAGCGAGGCCATCAGCCTGCTGCAGCAGGCGGGAGAAACCGTCACGCTCAAGATCAAGAAGCAGGGCGAGC TGTCCAGTCCCAAGCCCTGCGTGATTGGCTCGGGGCCGGGGGCAGGGACGAACCAGGACAACCACAACGGGGACGAGGAGGAGCCTGTCGTCATGGTGGCGCCCCCGTCCAGGCTGTTCAGCACGCTGCCGTCCGTAGACAGCGCCGTGGAGTCTTGGGACGGGTCCAACATGGACGGCAGCTTCACCGGCCCGG CGCCGCCCTTCCAGTCCTCGCCTTTCACCTTCCACGAGTGGCGCAACGCCAAGACGAGCAACAGCCAGTCGCCCGCCTCCGCTCGCCAGCGAGCCAACCCGCTGTCAGACCTCGGCCTGAACGACGAGTGGGACCACGCCGCACTCGGAGG GTTCACGGTGGGCCACGATGGGACTGAACCAGACCAGGAGGAGAACTTTTGGTCTCAGGCTCTGGAGGATCTGGAGACGTGCGGTCAGAGTGGAATCCTCAGAGAGCTGGAG GCCACCATCATGTCGGGCTCCACTCTCAGTCTCAATCAGGACCCCGCCCCCCTGCGCACCACGCTGGGACGCCAGGCCAGCTTCCAGGAGCGCAGCAGCACCCGACCGCAGGTCACGCCGCGCTCCAACACCTTGCCCTCCGACCCTCAGCGCAGAGCCTTCGCCATGAAGAAGATGAGACAGGAAGTCAACGACATCCTCAACCAGAACCCAGTCGAACTTCACAAG CTGACTGTGGAGAAGTCGTCCGACTCGGAGGACTTCGGCTTCAGCGTGTCGGACGGCGTGTTGGACCGCGGCGTGTACGTCAACAACATCCGAGCGGGCGGCCCGGCGGAGCGCGGCGGCCTGCGGGCGTACGACCGCCTGCTGCAGATCAATCACGTCCGCACGCGGGACTTCGACTGCTGCCTTGT
- the grip1 gene encoding glutamate receptor-interacting protein 1 isoform X2: MERFLALLRLLGRRRGGRSYRAEEDYQEGYADVYLYTSKYNTRLLNEGPYTKHSAGSRPSDGALAIRRQSIPDEFRGCTVVELMKKEGTTLGLTVSGGIDKDGKPRVSNLRQGGIASRSDQLNVGDYIRSVNGINLAKFRHDEIISLLKNVGERVVLEVEYELPPVSVQGSGVMFKTVEVTLHKDGSSFGFVVRGGACEDRNKSRPIVMTTVRPGGPTDREGTIKPGDRLLSIDGIRLHGNTLSEAMSILKQCGQEATLLVEYDVSVMDSVATASGPLLVEVAKATGSSLGVALSTSMFCSKQVIVIDKVKPASIADRCGALHAGDHILSVDGKSMEFCSLAEATQLLSASCQTVRMEILPQHQARPALNAPQQVKVQRSPRPLPWETGGSTPILPPYHYNTYHPDQSALSHSFSPGSMSAYSLSSLNMSTLPRSAYPTSPRGTLMRKKQKKKDFKSSLSLASSTVGLAGQVVHTETTEVTLLGDGIMGFGLQLQGGVFATETLSSPPLIAYIDPDSPAERCGILQIGDRILSINGVPTEDSTLEETNQLLRDSSITAQLSLEIEFDVAESVIPSSGTFHVKLPKKPGVELGITISSPSNRKSGDPLIISDIKKGSVAHRTGTLELGDKLLAIDNIRVESCSMEEAVHILQQCEELVKLKIRKDEDNSDEQEVSGSIIYTVELQRYGGPLGITISGTEEPFDPIIISSLTKGGLAERTGAIHVGDRILAINSSSLKGKPLSEAISLLQQAGETVTLKIKKQGELSSPKPCVIGSGPGAGTNQDNHNGDEEEPVVMVAPPSRLFSTLPSVDSAVESWDGSNMDGSFTGPAPPFQSSPFTFHEWRNAKTSNSQSPASARQRANPLSDLGLNDEWDHAALGGTCNVASGLISDSRFTVGHDGTEPDQEENFWSQALEDLETCGQSGILRELEATIMSGSTLSLNQDPAPLRTTLGRQASFQERSSTRPQVTPRSNTLPSDPQRRAFAMKKMRQEVNDILNQNPVELHKLTVEKSSDSEDFGFSVSDGVLDRGVYVNNIRAGGPAERGGLRAYDRLLQINHVRTRDFDCCLVVPLIAESPNRLELVISRNPASSAADPLSNHADGGRCGQTDAPEPRANAAEDNNDDDAPIKWKKPGEGLGAGLVTNTSV; encoded by the exons ATGGAGCGCTTCCTGGCTCTGCTGCGCTTGCTGGGGAGGAGGCGCGGGGGGAGGAGTTACCGGGCGGAGGAAGACTACCAGGAAGGCTACGCGGACGTTTACTTGTACACCAGCAAGTACAACACACGCCTGCTGA aTGAAGGTCCGTACACCAAGCACTCGGCGGGTTCACGACCTTCAGATGGAGCGCTGGCCATCAGGAGGCAGAGTATACCAG ACGAGTTCCGGGGGTGCACGGTGGTGGAGCTGATGAAGAAGGAGGGCACCACGCTCGGGCTGACCGTCTCCGGCGGCATCGACAAGGATGGCAAGCCACGGGTGTCCAACCTGCGGCAGGGAGGGATCGCCTCCAG GAGCGACCAGCTCAACGTGGGCGACTACATCCGCTCGGTGAACGGCATCAACCTGGCCAAGTTCCGCCACGACGAGATCATCAGCCTGCTGAAGAACGTGGGCGAGCGCGTGGTGCTGGAGGTGGAGTACGAGCTGCCGCCCGTGT CCGTGCAGGGGTCAGGGGTCATGTTCAAGACGGTGGAAGTGACGCTGCACAAGGACGGGAGCAGCTTTGGCTTCGTCGTCAGAG GCGGAGCCTGTGAAGACCGGAACAAGTCCCGGCCCATCGTCATGACAACCGTCCGCCCAGGAGGGCCCACGGACAG GGAAGGAACCATCAAGCCGGGGGATCGGCTGCTGAGCATCGATGGGAtccgtctccatggcaacacgcTGTCGGAGGCCATGAGCATCCTGAAGCAGTGCGGACAGGAAGCCACGCTGCTGGTGGAGTACGACGTTTCCGTCATGG ACTCGGTCGCCACGGCGTCCGGCCCGCTGCTGGTGGAGGTTGCCAAGGCGACGGGCTCCAGCCTGGGCGTGGCCCTGTCCACCTCCATGTTCTGCAGCAAGCAGGTCATCGTCATCGACAAGGTCAAACCCGCCAGCATCGCCGACAG GTGCGGGGCCCTCCATGCAGGAGATCACATCTTATCCGTGGATGGGAAGTCCATGGAGTTCTGTTCCCTGGCCGAAGCCACGCAGCTGCTCTCCGCTTCCTGCCAGACCGTCCGCATGGAGATCCTGCCTCAGCACCAGGCCCGACCCGCCCTGAACGCACCGCAGCAAG tcaaGGTGCAGCGttccccccgcccccttccctGGGAAACCGGTGGCTCCACCCCCATCCTCCCACCCTACCACTACAACACGTACCACCCTGACCAATCAG CGCTCAGCCACTCGTTCTCTCCCGGCTCCATGTCGGCCTACAGCCTGTCGTCCCTCAACATGAGCACGCTGCCCAGGAGCGCGTATCCCACGAGTCCACGGGGCACGCTGATGAGgaagaaacagaagaagaaggacTTCAAGAGCTCCC TGTCTTTGGCGTCCAGCACGGTGGGCCTCGCCGGTCAGGTGGTGCACACGGAAACCACCGAGGTGACGTTGCTCGGCGACGGCATCATGGGCTTCGGCCTTCAGCTGCAAGGCGGCGTCTTCGCCACCGAGACGCTCTCTTCGCCGCCGCTCATCGCTTACATCGACCCCGACAGTCCTGCTGAGAG GTGTGGCATCCTGCAGATTGGAGACAGGATCTTGTCCATCAATGGCGTTCCGACTGAAGACTCCACCTTGGAAGAAACCAATCAGCTGCTCCGAGATTCCTCCATCACCGCGCAACTCAGCCTGGAGATCGAGTTTGATGTGGCTG AGTCGGTCATCCCGTCCTCGGGAACGTTCCACGTGAAGCTTCCGAAGAAACCGGGAGTGGAGTTGGGAATTACCATCAGCT CGCCGTCCAACAGGAAGTCAGGTGACCCGCTGATCATCTCAGACATCAAGAAGGGCAGCGTGGCTCACAG GACGGGAACGCTGGAGCTGGGAGACAAGCTGCTGGCCATCGACAACATCCGCGTGGAGAGCTGCTCCATGGAGGAGGCCGTGCACATCCTGCAGCAGTGCGAGGAGCTGGTCAAGCTGAAGATCCGGAAGGATGAAGACAACTCAG ACGAGCAGGAGGTGTCGGGCAGCATCATCTACACGGTGGAGCTGCAACGCTACGGCGGTCCGCTAGGAATCACCATCTCAGGCACCGAGGAGCCCTTCGACCCCATCATCATCTCCTCGCTCACCAAGGGGGGGCTGGCGGAAAG GACGGGGGCCATCCACGTGGGCGACCGCATCTTGGCCATCAACAGCAGCAGCCTGAAGGGCAAACCTCTGAGCGAGGCCATCAGCCTGCTGCAGCAGGCGGGAGAAACCGTCACGCTCAAGATCAAGAAGCAGGGCGAGC TGTCCAGTCCCAAGCCCTGCGTGATTGGCTCGGGGCCGGGGGCAGGGACGAACCAGGACAACCACAACGGGGACGAGGAGGAGCCTGTCGTCATGGTGGCGCCCCCGTCCAGGCTGTTCAGCACGCTGCCGTCCGTAGACAGCGCCGTGGAGTCTTGGGACGGGTCCAACATGGACGGCAGCTTCACCGGCCCGG CGCCGCCCTTCCAGTCCTCGCCTTTCACCTTCCACGAGTGGCGCAACGCCAAGACGAGCAACAGCCAGTCGCCCGCCTCCGCTCGCCAGCGAGCCAACCCGCTGTCAGACCTCGGCCTGAACGACGAGTGGGACCACGCCGCACTCGGAGG AACCTGTAATGTCGCCAGCGGTCTTATTTCTGACAGCAG GTTCACGGTGGGCCACGATGGGACTGAACCAGACCAGGAGGAGAACTTTTGGTCTCAGGCTCTGGAGGATCTGGAGACGTGCGGTCAGAGTGGAATCCTCAGAGAGCTGGAG GCCACCATCATGTCGGGCTCCACTCTCAGTCTCAATCAGGACCCCGCCCCCCTGCGCACCACGCTGGGACGCCAGGCCAGCTTCCAGGAGCGCAGCAGCACCCGACCGCAGGTCACGCCGCGCTCCAACACCTTGCCCTCCGACCCTCAGCGCAGAGCCTTCGCCATGAAGAAGATGAGACAGGAAGTCAACGACATCCTCAACCAGAACCCAGTCGAACTTCACAAG CTGACTGTGGAGAAGTCGTCCGACTCGGAGGACTTCGGCTTCAGCGTGTCGGACGGCGTGTTGGACCGCGGCGTGTACGTCAACAACATCCGAGCGGGCGGCCCGGCGGAGCGCGGCGGCCTGCGGGCGTACGACCGCCTGCTGCAGATCAATCACGTCCGCACGCGGGACTTCGACTGCTGCCTTGT
- the grip1 gene encoding glutamate receptor-interacting protein 1 isoform X5: MIAVSFKCRCQILRRVTKDEGPYTKHSAGSRPSDGALAIRRQSIPDEFRGCTVVELMKKEGTTLGLTVSGGIDKDGKPRVSNLRQGGIASRSDQLNVGDYIRSVNGINLAKFRHDEIISLLKNVGERVVLEVEYELPPVSVQGSGVMFKTVEVTLHKDGSSFGFVVRGGACEDRNKSRPIVMTTVRPGGPTDREGTIKPGDRLLSIDGIRLHGNTLSEAMSILKQCGQEATLLVEYDVSVMDSVATASGPLLVEVAKATGSSLGVALSTSMFCSKQVIVIDKVKPASIADRCGALHAGDHILSVDGKSMEFCSLAEATQLLSASCQTVRMEILPQHQARPALNAPQQVKVQRSPRPLPWETGGSTPILPPYHYNTYHPDQSGARSQNRHTNNSSLSHSFSPGSMSAYSLSSLNMSTLPRSAYPTSPRGTLMRKKQKKKDFKSSLSLASSTVGLAGQVVHTETTEVTLLGDGIMGFGLQLQGGVFATETLSSPPLIAYIDPDSPAERCGILQIGDRILSINGVPTEDSTLEETNQLLRDSSITAQLSLEIEFDVAESVIPSSGTFHVKLPKKPGVELGITISSPSNRKSGDPLIISDIKKGSVAHRTGTLELGDKLLAIDNIRVESCSMEEAVHILQQCEELVKLKIRKDEDNSDEQEVSGSIIYTVELQRYGGPLGITISGTEEPFDPIIISSLTKGGLAERTGAIHVGDRILAINSSSLKGKPLSEAISLLQQAGETVTLKIKKQGELSSPKPCVIGSGPGAGTNQDNHNGDEEEPVVMVAPPSRLFSTLPSVDSAVESWDGSNMDGSFTGPAPPFQSSPFTFHEWRNAKTSNSQSPASARQRANPLSDLGLNDEWDHAALGGTCNVASGLISDSRFTVGHDGTEPDQEENFWSQALEDLETCGQSGILRELEATIMSGSTLSLNQDPAPLRTTLGRQASFQERSSTRPQVTPRSNTLPSDPQRRAFAMKKMRQEVNDILNQNPVELHKLTVEKSSDSEDFGFSVSDGVLDRGVYVNNIRAGGPAERGGLRAYDRLLQINHVRTRDFDCCLVVPLIAESPNRLELVISRNPASSAADPLSNHADGGRCGQTDAPEPRANAAEDNNDDDAPIKWKKPGEGLGAGLVTNTSV, from the exons ATGATCGCTGTGTCGTTCAAATGCCGCTGTCAGATCCTGCGCAGGGTGACTAAAG aTGAAGGTCCGTACACCAAGCACTCGGCGGGTTCACGACCTTCAGATGGAGCGCTGGCCATCAGGAGGCAGAGTATACCAG ACGAGTTCCGGGGGTGCACGGTGGTGGAGCTGATGAAGAAGGAGGGCACCACGCTCGGGCTGACCGTCTCCGGCGGCATCGACAAGGATGGCAAGCCACGGGTGTCCAACCTGCGGCAGGGAGGGATCGCCTCCAG GAGCGACCAGCTCAACGTGGGCGACTACATCCGCTCGGTGAACGGCATCAACCTGGCCAAGTTCCGCCACGACGAGATCATCAGCCTGCTGAAGAACGTGGGCGAGCGCGTGGTGCTGGAGGTGGAGTACGAGCTGCCGCCCGTGT CCGTGCAGGGGTCAGGGGTCATGTTCAAGACGGTGGAAGTGACGCTGCACAAGGACGGGAGCAGCTTTGGCTTCGTCGTCAGAG GCGGAGCCTGTGAAGACCGGAACAAGTCCCGGCCCATCGTCATGACAACCGTCCGCCCAGGAGGGCCCACGGACAG GGAAGGAACCATCAAGCCGGGGGATCGGCTGCTGAGCATCGATGGGAtccgtctccatggcaacacgcTGTCGGAGGCCATGAGCATCCTGAAGCAGTGCGGACAGGAAGCCACGCTGCTGGTGGAGTACGACGTTTCCGTCATGG ACTCGGTCGCCACGGCGTCCGGCCCGCTGCTGGTGGAGGTTGCCAAGGCGACGGGCTCCAGCCTGGGCGTGGCCCTGTCCACCTCCATGTTCTGCAGCAAGCAGGTCATCGTCATCGACAAGGTCAAACCCGCCAGCATCGCCGACAG GTGCGGGGCCCTCCATGCAGGAGATCACATCTTATCCGTGGATGGGAAGTCCATGGAGTTCTGTTCCCTGGCCGAAGCCACGCAGCTGCTCTCCGCTTCCTGCCAGACCGTCCGCATGGAGATCCTGCCTCAGCACCAGGCCCGACCCGCCCTGAACGCACCGCAGCAAG tcaaGGTGCAGCGttccccccgcccccttccctGGGAAACCGGTGGCTCCACCCCCATCCTCCCACCCTACCACTACAACACGTACCACCCTGACCAATCAGGTGCCAGATCGCAGAACCGCCACACAAACAACTCTT CGCTCAGCCACTCGTTCTCTCCCGGCTCCATGTCGGCCTACAGCCTGTCGTCCCTCAACATGAGCACGCTGCCCAGGAGCGCGTATCCCACGAGTCCACGGGGCACGCTGATGAGgaagaaacagaagaagaaggacTTCAAGAGCTCCC TGTCTTTGGCGTCCAGCACGGTGGGCCTCGCCGGTCAGGTGGTGCACACGGAAACCACCGAGGTGACGTTGCTCGGCGACGGCATCATGGGCTTCGGCCTTCAGCTGCAAGGCGGCGTCTTCGCCACCGAGACGCTCTCTTCGCCGCCGCTCATCGCTTACATCGACCCCGACAGTCCTGCTGAGAG GTGTGGCATCCTGCAGATTGGAGACAGGATCTTGTCCATCAATGGCGTTCCGACTGAAGACTCCACCTTGGAAGAAACCAATCAGCTGCTCCGAGATTCCTCCATCACCGCGCAACTCAGCCTGGAGATCGAGTTTGATGTGGCTG AGTCGGTCATCCCGTCCTCGGGAACGTTCCACGTGAAGCTTCCGAAGAAACCGGGAGTGGAGTTGGGAATTACCATCAGCT CGCCGTCCAACAGGAAGTCAGGTGACCCGCTGATCATCTCAGACATCAAGAAGGGCAGCGTGGCTCACAG GACGGGAACGCTGGAGCTGGGAGACAAGCTGCTGGCCATCGACAACATCCGCGTGGAGAGCTGCTCCATGGAGGAGGCCGTGCACATCCTGCAGCAGTGCGAGGAGCTGGTCAAGCTGAAGATCCGGAAGGATGAAGACAACTCAG ACGAGCAGGAGGTGTCGGGCAGCATCATCTACACGGTGGAGCTGCAACGCTACGGCGGTCCGCTAGGAATCACCATCTCAGGCACCGAGGAGCCCTTCGACCCCATCATCATCTCCTCGCTCACCAAGGGGGGGCTGGCGGAAAG GACGGGGGCCATCCACGTGGGCGACCGCATCTTGGCCATCAACAGCAGCAGCCTGAAGGGCAAACCTCTGAGCGAGGCCATCAGCCTGCTGCAGCAGGCGGGAGAAACCGTCACGCTCAAGATCAAGAAGCAGGGCGAGC TGTCCAGTCCCAAGCCCTGCGTGATTGGCTCGGGGCCGGGGGCAGGGACGAACCAGGACAACCACAACGGGGACGAGGAGGAGCCTGTCGTCATGGTGGCGCCCCCGTCCAGGCTGTTCAGCACGCTGCCGTCCGTAGACAGCGCCGTGGAGTCTTGGGACGGGTCCAACATGGACGGCAGCTTCACCGGCCCGG CGCCGCCCTTCCAGTCCTCGCCTTTCACCTTCCACGAGTGGCGCAACGCCAAGACGAGCAACAGCCAGTCGCCCGCCTCCGCTCGCCAGCGAGCCAACCCGCTGTCAGACCTCGGCCTGAACGACGAGTGGGACCACGCCGCACTCGGAGG AACCTGTAATGTCGCCAGCGGTCTTATTTCTGACAGCAG GTTCACGGTGGGCCACGATGGGACTGAACCAGACCAGGAGGAGAACTTTTGGTCTCAGGCTCTGGAGGATCTGGAGACGTGCGGTCAGAGTGGAATCCTCAGAGAGCTGGAG GCCACCATCATGTCGGGCTCCACTCTCAGTCTCAATCAGGACCCCGCCCCCCTGCGCACCACGCTGGGACGCCAGGCCAGCTTCCAGGAGCGCAGCAGCACCCGACCGCAGGTCACGCCGCGCTCCAACACCTTGCCCTCCGACCCTCAGCGCAGAGCCTTCGCCATGAAGAAGATGAGACAGGAAGTCAACGACATCCTCAACCAGAACCCAGTCGAACTTCACAAG CTGACTGTGGAGAAGTCGTCCGACTCGGAGGACTTCGGCTTCAGCGTGTCGGACGGCGTGTTGGACCGCGGCGTGTACGTCAACAACATCCGAGCGGGCGGCCCGGCGGAGCGCGGCGGCCTGCGGGCGTACGACCGCCTGCTGCAGATCAATCACGTCCGCACGCGGGACTTCGACTGCTGCCTTGT